The following proteins come from a genomic window of Pyxidicoccus sp. MSG2:
- a CDS encoding OsmC family protein, giving the protein MSQPQTPATGVVMTLVSQPQFKTQLTHGPSGTVAVTEAPRDNGGTGGSFSPTDMVGAALLSCAVTTMHLVASREGISLGEVRGRVEKRMTPPPRRIGELVLELQMPAGLTAEQRKRMEETAHGCPVARSLHPDVKLPLTFSYPD; this is encoded by the coding sequence ATGAGCCAGCCGCAGACTCCCGCCACGGGCGTGGTGATGACCCTGGTCAGCCAGCCCCAGTTCAAGACGCAGCTCACCCACGGCCCGTCCGGCACGGTGGCCGTCACCGAGGCGCCGCGCGACAACGGCGGCACCGGCGGCAGCTTCTCGCCCACGGACATGGTGGGCGCGGCGCTGCTGTCCTGCGCGGTGACGACGATGCACCTGGTCGCCTCTCGCGAGGGCATCTCCCTGGGCGAGGTGCGCGGCCGCGTGGAGAAGCGGATGACCCCGCCGCCGCGCCGCATTGGAGAGCTGGTGCTGGAGCTCCAGATGCCGGCGGGCCTCACCGCCGAGCAGCGCAAGCGCATGGAGGAGACGGCCCACGGCTGCCCCGTGGCCCGCAGCCTCCACCCGGACGTGAAGCTGCCGCTGACGTTCAGCTACCCGGACTGA